Within Conger conger chromosome 3, fConCon1.1, whole genome shotgun sequence, the genomic segment TGCCCTACTTCCATTAGTCTATTTAGACTGCGCCCCTTCATGTGTGCCTTGTCTAGCTGCTTCATCTCTCCTGAAAGGTCTGACAGACATGTTCCACAATTAGTGAAACTTGAAAAGGGGACATATAGTGTcctccataacatttgggacaaagacatttttcttgatttggctctgtatacCACAATTTCTACtttatgaaaccaaaatgtaaaaaattaccctttaataaaagttgaaaaaatCTGAGAGAATATGTGAGAATTTaatcacatgtgaattgtttgattacaaatataaaagtattgataacagagccaaatcaagaagaaatctgtctttgtcccaaacattatggagtgGCAGCAGCAGATGTACACTTGTGTAATGAGTTCCCAGAGGAAATCATTATATTTTTATGGCATAAACACAGGTACTTCTTAAATTGTATGGATGTACTGTACAACCATCCTAGCAGAACTATCAAAGATGTGAGAGAGACTCAAAAGCCAAGGgatttcacaaaacaaacagacctGAAGCATTGCATAATTTCCTCTCAGAATTGATTATttgatgtgaatattttatgaaaaaGAATTCAACTGCTCTGGAATCATACATACTATATGCACAGGTGTACTGAATATCCCGAAGAGCCACCCTGTACTATATGAAAGATGCAGCAGTGTTAGCAGAACTCTAGCTACAAAGAAATCTACACTGTATTATTGATTTCAGTTGTCATTATAATATCATCAACTCAATTGAGATTATTGCAATTTCAAGTCACTGCGCCACCATGTGGGCTACTAATGCTAAAATCACATGCCAAGTCAAGTCAAAACTGACCAGGGATAGCTacttagctggataagtgcagagtaaaacctcaaaacagttatttttacttcagtccatgtccCAGATGTGGGCAGTGTCTGGGTTTTACTGAGTTATTGGGCTAAATCCTGCTTTCTGGAACAGAGTAtaaatggtggaaaaaaacacattagtgTAAGAACAATAGTGTTTCTCACACCAGCAAGGCTTGGTCTCCTAATTATAAATCAGTTGAGCCAATGGAATACAAAAACACTGGCTTTAAAAGCAGGACTcagcacaaataaaaatacaacaacaaataaaaaaagggcagaatgtaaaaaaacaacattgcaaccaaaatgtttgtCCTTGAATGTCTCAAAGCAAATTTAATGAAGTCATAATTTGTACTCATTTGCATCATAaaaattttaagaaaataaatactatacAGATCATACAGAATTAAATATGTATCACTGTTCTtacatgcatgcttttatattaTTAAACTCTTCAGGTCAGCTATATACAAACAGGATTTTCTGTGTCCAGACATTTCTTATATTAAAAATCATTATATATACTAATATGAGAACAAatcattataatttattttattgaaaaggAAATTTATCATGTACAGACTATGCACTAAACAAGTACTCCAGTCTAATGAACATCTATTTGTCTTTCTTCATGTGGATTGCTTTTTTCCTGATTCAAAGAATACAAATAATTGCATCTATGTACTGCATCTCTAGTTTCCGCTGTACAATAAAATTGGTATTGCCACTCGTAAGGTAAACATTAAATACAATATTTCCAATTTAAACAGCTAATGCTCTgtacattattgcaataaagAGCTGCGACATAATGCAGCACCATTAGAAATGATTGatgacacagaaataaaaaggccCAGGATTTTCGTGCCAAAAACAAGCAAGTAAAATGGTTCAAcatttaaacttttttcttggaaaaaaaacagtaaaaaaaaaaaacgatgtaAAAGAGCAGTAACAAAACAATGAGAACTCTGACGTTACAGATGATGAAAACCGAGAAAATGCAGATATTTCTTACATTATATTTAGGCTGCTGTCtttagaaaaatgtttaatgtatgaaaaaaatatcttaTGTCATTTATGTCATGTCCAATCGGTTAATCATCCTGACTGGCAAATGTAGAAAGAGTATGCACTGAATTCCTCATGAAACTACAGATACTACAGCTAGCTAACTACACAATACACAATTCCACTGATGCCGAAAAGAAAGCACAATAGTCCTGACGACATCAAGACATGATTAAACTGGGCGTTGTCGTTATCTTGAGGATGAAAGTACTGCAGTATGTACGGACGTGTCTGTTTCATTGGTTCGGAAGACGGTGGGAATTCAAGTTGTTCAGGAAGCACTttgatgcttttttttgttccttatCTATCTGCTTTACAAACCCAATGACAGATCTGCTTGGGTGAAGCAGAAGGTTCAGGGTAAACGATTTGAATAAATACACAATGTTGGTTAGATCCTCATGGCCCCACCGATGGAGCTGATGGCTCGGCCGGGTGGGACGTGTGCGGAGGGCGCTGCTCACCCACCGGCGACTCTCTGCTGCCCTACAACTGCTGCCTCCGCTCTGCTGCCATATCACTGCTGCCTCCTCTCTGCTGCCTCCAGTCTGCTGCCATACCACTGCTGCCAAAGCACTGCTGCCCTACAACTGCTGCCTCCGCTCTGCTGCCATACCACTGCTGCCTCCTCTCTGCTGCCTCCAGTCTGCTGCCATACCACTGCTGCCaaagcactgctgccccctctctgctgcctcCGCTCTGCTGCCATACCACTGCTGCCTCTTCTCTTCTGCCATACCACTGCTGCCCTGCCGCTGCTGCCTACCCTCTGCTGCCATACCACTTCTGTCTCTTCTCCGCTGCCCTGCCACTGCTGCCTACCCTCTGCTGCCATACCACTTCTGTCTCTTCTCCGCTGCCATACCACTGCTGCCCTGCCGCTGCTGCCTACCCTCTGCTGCCATACCACTTCTGTCTCTTCTCCGCTGCCCTGCCGCTGCTGCAGCGCATGGAGGGGTCAGTACGGGGCGAAGAGGATGGACCCTGCCGTGGGCCGAATGGGCCCCGGAGCAGCACGCAGGAAGGAGGGCGTCAGGGCGGAGGCCTGAAAGAGGGAGGCGCTGGGACGCGGGTGCAGAGTGATGGAGGGCAGGGTGGTGGGGGAGAATGGGCTTGAGATGAACGGAGGTGACAACGGCTTCACCAGGTCCTTCTGGAATGCGAGTTTGGCCTGAGGGAAAAAGAAAGGTTTAAGTATTAGGgtgtaaaaaaaggaaagctttatttgtgttgcataTTTCATGCAGATCTGGCACACTTGTATGAgccctttgttaaaaaaaaagtaagataaATTTATAGAATACGAACATTTTCTTGCATAAAGCCCAATGTGCTGTTCATTGAGATTAAAATAGAAAAGATTAcaaaaattattcaaatgagcataataaagttaaaacaaaaaaatgttatatttggGGTCCAGTCCAATCGAAGAGACAGGTTCAGCTTTCCCTTTGAAAGGCGGCCTAAAAGGCATCTTTggtaaaaataatgcttaaaagGAAATAGTGTTCCATCACTATTATACTCATAATCCATGAAATCATTATCACTATAAGCTTTTTTCTGAAAAGGCAATGCCctagaagaaaaaaatgtgattcgAAGctttgaatgaataataatagctCCAATGAGAAATGCTCTGATTTAAGGAAGAATAACTGGTTGCTGTCACATACGATTCAACTTGATTTAGTCAAGCTGTTATATAAAGATGAATGACATGGCCATGTCAGACGCTGTTTATAAACACAGTCGCTTTAAGCATCTTAACAATACACACATCGCTTGAAATGTTCTATGTATAATGATACATGATCAAATTACCTAGAAGAGAAATATCGGTTGGCTACTGCAGTCATTTATATGTGAATGGGGTTAATTTGAGGGGATGTAAAGAGAGCCTTACTGCCAGTGCTGTGGAGCTGCGCTGCTGCTTGTTGTAAGGGCTGTATTTGGGCTTCATGGGTTTCCCAGCAACTCTGTCCTTGTGCCTCCTACTGGAAATATGCtggaagaaacaaaatggacgccCGTCATTGAGGAACTCGCCCAATTATGCTGTGATACTTAAATGACAGGAATGGCGCACATGCCGGGGCACTAGTGGAATTGCTCATTTAATCCATCGCCTACCTTTTATAATGTTCACAGATCAcccattgtgtgtatgtgtaagggGAGGGGGAATCATGATTCTGCAGGGAGTCATTCACACACAGTTTCCCAAAATTTCTGCACAAACTGTTTGAACAGTTTCACTCCATTTACTGTAGATGGCGGTAGTCTACCACAATCAGTCACGAGTCCACTATTTTTTTGTCCCCTTTCTGTAATTTTCCCATACTTTTGGATGGTAAACTGTCAACCTTAAACATAGCCTGCAGTGGGATTTGTATAGCCTACTATAAGCATTTTAAGCATAGCCTATTGCCAAATGCTGGGAGATACAAAATTTGTGATGAAATCTAGCCATGCAATCTAGCCCTCTCGTACCGTATTTGCACAAGCAATatgtagtagtattagtattaataGTAATATCACTTCACTCAACTCAGTAGCCTGAAGAAATACAGGCAGTAGCTTAACTTGCGGGTACGCCACTACTAGAAAACAGTCAGCAGCATCCTTTCCTGACAGTCTTCACTCTCTGGTTTGGGGTATAAATTTATTCCAAATCTAACAAACTTTAAATAGGCATTCATGGTTTAAATGCCTATTTAAAGCATGAAAGTAAAGTTAATGTTCGGTTAATGTTAACTCTCAGATAGCCAAGCCAAGTTGTATAAATCTTGGTAGTTATAGGCTAGTATGCTTTAAGATGAGCTAGGATTTGGTAATTgtaacacatacagtgcagtccgtatgcaTTTGGACAGTTGATAAAATttctcttttggctctgtagtaaagcacattgggtttgaaatggaacgataaatgtgaggttaaagtacagataatttgagagtatttacatcgATATTGGGTTatgtgtgtaggaattacattgctttttatatatagtcccccccaatttaggggaccaaaagtaattggatggtTAGGTTCTCAGCTGCTTCAGAATAGTCATGTGTATTCAGTCACTTCCTCGGTGCAGGCtgaagaaagctttcagtatctcagcTTAATTCTCAGCTTTTGATTACCTTTGGAGACAGTGACTACTCTCCGCGGAAGACAAATTGATTTaaagaggctacactgcaagatgccaACCACTAGTATGTTGCAAaaacagaatggccaggttacagcttGGTACCTAAAAGaacctgcagagttctggaaaaaggtattgtgaacagatgagaccaaaattgaatcggagtgatggcaagagcagagtgtggaggctaaaaggaactggcCAAGGACCAAAGAACCCCCCCTCATTTctgaaacatggtggttggggtgttatagtttgggcatgtatggctgccacaggtgttGGCTCAcgtgccttcattgataatgtaactgttgATAGTTGCAGCAAAATCATTTCTTAAGTGTATATGAAGCATCTCATCTGCTCAAGAACACTCACATGCCTCCAAACCCATTGGACactgcttcatcccacagcaaggcaatgatcccaaactagtgatctctttcttcttaaagatgttccaaatagtttgttggtaagcctattgtttggcctatgtatctgatttttttttttttctcagcctcataatggcttccattCATTGACTTCCACAgccacaactctggtcctcatgttgacaaagacCGACTtcaaatgcaatcaaaagcTGAAAGCTTTcctatacctgcactaaagaagtgattgaatacacctaatcagaagcagctgagaagccaactgtctaattacttttgttccccgacaagggggggggggggggggggggggggtattgtgcatgaaaagggatgtaattcctacacaaatCATCCAATAATGTTGTTAGtacctcaaattaaaggcaagggtacagtctgtactttaaccccATATGTattgttccatttcaaatgtgctggagtactgagggaaaaaaagaactgaaatcGTTCCGTTGTCCAAAATGCTTACGGACTGCAATGTACGTTCGACATAATGGTATCACGCACACTGATAGCATATGAGCTTCCACCATGCTTTGCATCACAATGAACTGGCATAAGCCATACCAAAATATACATCTTATGTCAAGTGCAGTACCTGTTTAAGCTGAATTTCTGAATTGACATGGACATCGCATATTTCGCAGTGGAAAGTCTTGTTCTGTAAACCGGAACCCTTGATGGTTGTGGCTTGGACTTTTAGCTTGGACCCAGGTCTGGGGTAGGACTTAATTGGACCTGCTCCATTTCTGGCCTCAAGCATTGTTTTGTGCTTTGAACCTTCATGGAAAAACACAAACGGCTGATATAATACAGTTTACGGTATTATAATCTtaacatcaaaataaaaaaacattttatctgtaAACCTTATAACTGAAATGGCTGTATGTGCATAGAACCATTTGGGAATTTGGCTGTTCAGCACTCATAAGTTTCTGTAACTTTCAAACTGAAGTCAAAATAGGTCAAgtttaatttgaattatttgttGGGAAAGATTGTGTATTATAGCAAAGTCTAATTTTGTTGCTATAAATCTTAGTATAGGTTAATAATGATGAAGCAAACAAGCATACGCGGGATCTCATTAGAACTTTTCTCAAAACTGTACATTAAGCAGTCTGAAGATACTGTGTAAAAACTTTGTCTTTTTATGCCTATGTAAAGCACTATGTAAAGCATTTGAATTATCTTCATAtgtgaaatgtgctatataaataaacttgCCTTGCCTAGGGCAGGGATCAGAAACTCGCAGTCCTCGAAGGGCTGAGAGCTgatggttttccaccctccctttacctgggagccaggtgtgaagacagtctggcgactcagtagcactaattacccgggaaaaaagaaaaccagggctggattcggAATCGAGGCCCAGAGTTtaatgatccctgctctagtGACTTCAGTGTTGCCAGGTGACGGATGACAGCTCACCTGTGTTGTGGGCCTCCAGCTGAGACAGTGAATTAACAGCCACTTTGCATAGGGAACAGTAGAGCAGCTTCTTGGCTTTTTCCTCCTCTGACTCTGCAGTCGGCTCGGGGGCAGGTGAGGTCATCGGCGCGGCCGTCGGCTTTGGTCCGTTCTTCGTGGCCTCGGTCAGCGGGCTCACGAGCGGGGGCTCCGACGGGGCCTTGCAGGGGCTGAGTGCGACGGTGAGGGGCCCACTCGAGGCGGGGACGAAGGTTTTCATGGGCGTGCAGGGTTTAGGTGCGTTTGGAGGTGCTGCAGTCTTGTCTGGGAGAAAAGAGAGACGGATCACAATTGTTACTGTTATGGAAGCCAACAAACAGTTAACGAATGTCAAAGCAGCAACCTTTCAGGTGTTTTTGTCTTTCCTGTGTTGAGGGGTTTCCTCACTGAGCCAATACGTGCTAAGGGCtgcttataaaaaaataaataaaaaaaaattataataataataatgtataatttcTTATATAGCTTTCAttaaaagcgacttacagttgattctaagcaggggacaaacccccctggagcaatgcagggttaagggcctttgctcaagggcccaccagcTGTGTTGATtgtatcgtggctacactggggcttgaaccaccaaccttgggggtcccagtcctgtacctttgccactaggctacaggcttctaGCCCACCACTACCACCTCCTGCCCCATCCCCCATCTGTAGATACATGCCACCTGGAACACCCGGGACGCTGTCCAGCTGAGGGGTAAACTCTGCTGCATTTTATCACTGTCATCTGCAATGACCATTTCCAGAGTCCAGCCTTTAGCCTTTAAAAGCGAATACGCTCTTCCCTGCGCGGACACTAAAGGGGCATCTGTGGCCAAGCCTGCCAGAGGTCGCCTGAACGATGCGCGTATTTGCCATCTTCATTTTCATACTCGACTCAGTGTCGAACGCCGGTGTAATTTTAAACAGCTGTTTGCACATTTGGCCCTCTCAGGCTCAGACGCAAGGATAAATCAGAATAGCATGTGGAGAGAAAACACAGCTTGGATCCGATAAGAAAAAATATGCCATGCTAAGGTTTAATGACCCTAATACTGTTATCACTCGACTTCATTAGAACACGTTCAGGTTTTAATCCCGACACACAAACCTGCCCAGCCTCGTATTCTTGATCGGAAGTCGTGCGTAAGCAGGATACGGAGAGCTGACAAGCCTTGGCTGCTCTTCGGGATGTGCCTTTCCTTAATGGAATTAATCCATCAGATAAAGCGCGCTCTTTACAGTCCACTGACATTCCATCAGCCTAAGAGGCACTGACTTTGTAAGCGCGATATTACATAAACTGCTGGAGCCAGCAATTTGAACGATTTTGGCTGGTTCTTCAGTTTTGTCAATGTTAACTCGGTCCCAGAATTTTGGAGAGCAGCTACAAGCCTCCAGATAAAGTTTATATCAATGTGGGGACATCAGGGTGAAAGCTGGGCAGTGTGGAGCAGAGCAATAAGGATGACATTCATTTTGGGCGATTTGCTGGAATACATTGAATAGTACGAAGAAATTCCCACAATAGCTgggattatttattatttttgaaggcgATCCTGGAAGGAGACTTAATCTCCGTTGGGGGTTGGCTACACACCTCTTCGAGCCCGGTAAGCTTTCGAAAACTAGCTGAGATTAATTTTGGTTTGTTTAGGCAGACATGACCGGAGTTACTCGTTGGTCTGCAGTGTTTGATACGTTCCCACTCCTCATTCTACACTCCATCTCCCTATCCTTTACCCTGTCACGGCCTGACCCATAGACCGGGTTGTAACACAGATAGGCAGCGGCCTATGCAGCATGCGGCCTTAACAGCCTGTCCATCAGACGCTGGAAGGTAGTCAGAGCCCCACAAACCAAATGGGAGAAGGACAAATTGGTGTAAACCAAACAGAGTGGAGAAGACGATTTTTTCTTGAGACAAGAGAATCTGCCAATAGTCCTTGGTTAAATCCAGCGTCCATCCAGCAGCTCGTCCAAATTTGACGAAGGCATCAAATTTCGAAACTGTGCTTACCTAGCAGTCATCCACACAGAATTGAACAGACCCATCAGGCTTGGGAATACCGA encodes:
- the znf385b gene encoding zinc finger protein 385B isoform X1 yields the protein MKRPLSPTCLLENGRICLPISPCLELKDPGSYTDLRAQREKKRLLFSLCEVCNIQLNSAAQAQVHYNGRSHLKRVKQLNNGELPTGDQPGATLGSGSSGSSCHSNPLPTAVQTPSLMMQSTLDMKPFMPFPVDATSPVGLFPNFNTMDPVQKAVINHTFGVSIPPKKKQVISCNICQLRFNSDSQAEAHYKGSKHAKKLKSQESTKNKQKSAPTKDSAKTISTSSTLTASTSDQTDKTAAPPNAPKPCTPMKTFVPASSGPLTVALSPCKAPSEPPLVSPLTEATKNGPKPTAAPMTSPAPEPTAESEEEKAKKLLYCSLCKVAVNSLSQLEAHNTGSKHKTMLEARNGAGPIKSYPRPGSKLKVQATTIKGSGLQNKTFHCEICDVHVNSEIQLKQHISSRRHKDRVAGKPMKPKYSPYNKQQRSSTALAAKLAFQKDLVKPLSPPFISSPFSPTTLPSITLHPRPSASLFQASALTPSFLRAAPGPIRPTAGSILFAPY
- the znf385b gene encoding zinc finger protein 385B isoform X2; this translates as MWSSVLSRGSSCHSNPLPTAVQTPSLMMQSTLDMKPFMPFPVDATSPVGLFPNFNTMDPVQKAVINHTFGVSIPPKKKQVISCNICQLRFNSDSQAEAHYKGSKHAKKLKSQESTKNKQKSAPTKDSAKTISTSSTLTASTSDQTDKTAAPPNAPKPCTPMKTFVPASSGPLTVALSPCKAPSEPPLVSPLTEATKNGPKPTAAPMTSPAPEPTAESEEEKAKKLLYCSLCKVAVNSLSQLEAHNTGSKHKTMLEARNGAGPIKSYPRPGSKLKVQATTIKGSGLQNKTFHCEICDVHVNSEIQLKQHISSRRHKDRVAGKPMKPKYSPYNKQQRSSTALAAKLAFQKDLVKPLSPPFISSPFSPTTLPSITLHPRPSASLFQASALTPSFLRAAPGPIRPTAGSILFAPY
- the znf385b gene encoding zinc finger protein 385B isoform X4 — encoded protein: MEILRAFQMDPVQKAVINHTFGVSIPPKKKQVISCNICQLRFNSDSQAEAHYKGSKHAKKLKSQESTKNKQKSAPTKDSAKTISTSSTLTASTSDQTDKTAAPPNAPKPCTPMKTFVPASSGPLTVALSPCKAPSEPPLVSPLTEATKNGPKPTAAPMTSPAPEPTAESEEEKAKKLLYCSLCKVAVNSLSQLEAHNTGSKHKTMLEARNGAGPIKSYPRPGSKLKVQATTIKGSGLQNKTFHCEICDVHVNSEIQLKQHISSRRHKDRVAGKPMKPKYSPYNKQQRSSTALAAKLAFQKDLVKPLSPPFISSPFSPTTLPSITLHPRPSASLFQASALTPSFLRAAPGPIRPTAGSILFAPY
- the znf385b gene encoding zinc finger protein 385B isoform X3 yields the protein MMQSTLDMKPFMPFPVDATSPVGLFPNFNTMDPVQKAVINHTFGVSIPPKKKQVISCNICQLRFNSDSQAEAHYKGSKHAKKLKSQESTKNKQKSAPTKDSAKTISTSSTLTASTSDQTDKTAAPPNAPKPCTPMKTFVPASSGPLTVALSPCKAPSEPPLVSPLTEATKNGPKPTAAPMTSPAPEPTAESEEEKAKKLLYCSLCKVAVNSLSQLEAHNTGSKHKTMLEARNGAGPIKSYPRPGSKLKVQATTIKGSGLQNKTFHCEICDVHVNSEIQLKQHISSRRHKDRVAGKPMKPKYSPYNKQQRSSTALAAKLAFQKDLVKPLSPPFISSPFSPTTLPSITLHPRPSASLFQASALTPSFLRAAPGPIRPTAGSILFAPY